One Choristoneura fumiferana chromosome 25, NRCan_CFum_1, whole genome shotgun sequence genomic region harbors:
- the LOC141442090 gene encoding uncharacterized protein, which yields MEAKEMIAKRGYIKVVRQTLAALKNLHAAVEAWDPVLLGILTRKIDAYSSRSFQLERDQKQEPTIEDFLAYMDKRALALENTDTHPDNAGPGRGQPSSVQSVKSKVALAAAAKTSMECVHCPPTA from the exons ATGGAGGCCAAAGAAATGATCGCCAAACGAGGTTATATAAAAG TAGTGCGGCAAACATTAGCTGCACTTAAAAATTTGCATGCGGCAGTGGAGGCGTGGGATCCTGTGCTGCTGGGAATTTTAACGCGTAAGATCGACGCGTACAGCTCGCGTTCATTCCAATTAGAGCGCGATCAAAAGCAGGAGCCGACGATTGAAGATTTTTTGGCGTACATGGACAAGCGTGCTCTTGCATTGGAAAACACGGATACCCATCCTGACAATGCAGGGCCAGGGAGAGGCCAGCCTTCTTCAGTGCAGTCTGTCAAGAGTAAGGTAGCGTTAGCAGCTGCAGCCAAGACCTCCATGGAATGTGTACACT GTCCTCCTACCGCTTGA
- the LOC141442087 gene encoding uncharacterized protein, with product MWRTCAFIALAAACAALPAQDTGHSENDLDGINDCLRKDSTSCLKYKFFSFVDKMIGQKESFALSDGVTVVRASDAPQETGAPRSLDPLSRLKRYLDTHSIQVEVKGSDVVDTVTSVGRALEDTVSSFTEDNEVSEEGRGKKKKAQKMLGPLMMILGMKLMAIMPLAIGAIALIAGKALLIGKLALVLSAIIGLKKLLSQQKHVTYEVVAHPQHSSSHTSSHDYGGSSGYGGDSSGGYGASSGGGGGGHGGGWGRSVEAQSLAYSAQKP from the coding sequence ATGTGGCGGACTTGTGCGTTTATAGCTCTCGCGGCGGCTTGTGCGGCTTTGCCCGCCCAAGATACAGGCCACTCAGAAAACGACCTAGATGGAATCAACGACTGTCTCCGCAAAGACTCCACATCATGCCTCAAATACAAGTTCTTCTCGTTCGTCGACAAGATGATCGGACAAAAGGAGAGCTTCGCGCTATCGGACGGCGTCACCGTTGTCAGAGCATCCGACGCCCCTCAAGAAACTGGCGCGCCACGGTCTTTGGATCCCCTTTCAAGACTGAAGAGATACCTAGATACACATTCCATCCAAGTGGAAGTAAAAGGATCTGATGTTGTGGATACCGTTACTAGTGTGGGGCGAGCTTTAGAGGACACAGTGTCATCCTTCACTGAAGACAATGAAGTGTCAGAAGAAGGACGAGGAAAGAAGAAGAAGGCACAGAAGATGTTAGGACCTTTGATGATGATTTTGGGAATGAAATTGATGGCGATCATGCCATTAGCAATTGGAGCTATTGCGTTGATTGCTGGAAAAGCCTTGCTGATTGGCAAGTTGGCTCTAGTGTTGTCTGCCATCATTGGATTAAAGAAATTACTCTCCCAACAGAAACACGTGACGTATGAAGTAGTGGCACATCCTCAGCATAGTTCAAGTCATACTTCGAGCCATGATTATGGTGGTTCCAGTGGGTATGGTGGTGACTCCTCGGGTGGATACGGCGCCAGCagcggcggaggcggaggcggccACGGAGGAGGTTGGGGCAGATCAGTGGAAGCACAGAGCTTAGCATACAGTGCGCAAAAGCCCTAG
- the LOC141442049 gene encoding uncharacterized protein, whose translation MHNLLEAKRQLCELLDYGSFKLHKWASNTPAILSDIPEAEQQFSERDFQKDNFSMKALGITLNVKQDCFTINSPEAFDQNVLTKRAILSYISKFYDPMGFVSPIVIRAKSIIQKVWSSNVGWDERIPNELADEWLEFANSLAIMHPISIRRHIPTNSVKAVQLIGFADASSTTGYGCCIYLRVVDEAGMAELHLLCSKSRVNPRAKPLTIPRLELNAALLLSILMERVYDTLSKGVHIDNVYLFTDSKIALAWINSETTRLQAYVSNRVGVIQQKTNRWTWLYVPSADNPADLISRGISPQELPNSALWWNGPKFLQGDYMFDREGLKASAAKQLMGSLPQHRVTSARPFQKVAIDFAGPVRVKNSECEKH comes from the exons ATGCACAACTTGCTTGAAGCTAAACGACAACTGTGTGAATTGTTAGACTATGGAAGCTTTAAATTACATAAGTGGGCATCTAATACTCCAGCTATCTTATCTGATATACCTGAAGCTGAACAACAATTCAGTGAGCGAGACTTTCAAAAagataattttagtatgaaagctTTAGGTATAACACTTAATGTAAAACAAGACTGCTTCACCATTAACAGCCCAGAGGCTTTTGACCAGAATGTACTAACAAAACGGGCTATTCTTAGCTATatatcaaaattttatgatCCCATGGGATTTGTCAGTCCAATTGTTATAAGAGCTAAAAGCATCATACAAAAAGTCTGGTCCAGCAATGTTGGGTGGGATGAGCGCATACCGAATGAGCTTGCTGATGAGTGGTTGGAATTTGCTAACAGTTTGGCCATTATGCACCCTATTAGTATAAGGCGACACATTCCTACCAACAGTGTGAAAGCAGTACAGCTGATCGGATTTGCTGATGCATCCAGTACTACAGGATATGGGTGCTGCATATACTTACGCGTGGTTGATGAGGCAGGTATGGCTGAATTACACCTACTCTGTTCTAAGTCGCGAGTAAACCCACGTGCGAAGCCATTAACAATACCGAGGTTAGAACTGAATGCTGCCTTGCTTTTATCAATTTTAATGGAAAGAGTATATGACACATTATCCAAAGGTGTACACATTGATAATGTGTACTTATTCACTGACTCCAAAATAGCTTTAGCATGGATAAATTCGGAAACTACTAGGCTACAGGCTTATGTTTCTAACAGAGTTGGTGTAattcaacaaaaaacaaacaggtGGACCTGGCTGTATGTACCCTCTGCAGACAACCCTGCAGACCTAATCAGCAGAGGTATTAGTCCACAGGAGCTTCCAAATAGCGCCCTCTGGTGGAACGGGCCGAAGTTTCTGCAAGGTGATTATATGTTTGATAGAGAAGG GCTCAAAGCTAGTGCAGCCAAACAGCTGATGGGATCCTTGCCTCAGCACCGCGTGACGTCAGCTAGGCCTTTTCAAAAGGTAGCCATAGACTTCGCTGGGCCAGTCCGCGTCAAGAATTCCGAGTGCGAAAAGCATTAG